CTTATCGCCGGACCTTCCGCCGCGGCCGAGCGGTTTGGCAGAAAGGACTTCAAGTGGGTGGCGGCTTTCACTCTTTTCGGCGGCGTGGCGGCGCCTCTGCTTTTGTTCGAGGGCCTGAACTTAAGCCATTCATCGCAGGCATCGCTGATGCTGAATTTTGAGCTGGTATTTACTTCTCTTATCGCCGTCGTTTTTTTCAGGGAGCGCGGCGGATGGCGTCTTTGGGCGGCGGTGGCGCTGATAACCGCTGGCGCCTTCAGCCTCGGATTTGACAGGGGCGTGCCGGGGACGGGTAGGGGTTTGCTTTTGGTGGGGCTTGCCAGTTTTGCCTGGGCTTTGGATAATAATTTTACGGCAAGGGTTTCCGCGAAAGACCCGCTTACTCTTGCCGCCATCAAGGGGCTGGCCGGGGGGCTGGTGAATCTGGCGCTGGCTCTGGCGGTCTATGGCCGGGCGGCTCCGGCCGCGCCGGCTGTTTTGGCGCTAGCGCTCGGGGCGGTAAGTTACGGGGCCAGCCTGGTGTTTTTGATACTTGCCATGCGCGCTCTGGGCGCCGCCAGAGCGGGGGCATTTTTCGGAGTGTATCCGTTTATGGGGGCGCTGGCCGGCCTTCTGTTTTTGGGCGAAACGCTAAGCGCGGGCCTTATAGCGGCGTTCGTGTTTACGGCGGCCGGCGTCGCGCTGCTTACGGGTGAACGGCACTCGCACCGGCATTTTCATCCGGCCCTCGAGCACGAACACGCGCACTTGCACGACGCGCATCACAACCATCCCCACGGGGCCGCAAATCCCCTGCCCTGGCACAGCCACAGTCATATTCACAGCCCGCTTTTCCACGAGCACGGACATATTCATGACGAGCATCATCAAGCCAGCGCTGAAGAGCTGAAGAGCTGAAGTTCCTGCACCCCTTCCCGGGAATTTGCCACAGGGAACACCACATTGCGGTTTCCCCTGCCTCCGGCGTTGTCCGTGACTGTGCCGTAACAGGGGCTCTGACTGTCAGACGGCCGGAGCTTTCCGCCTGAGGCGGGGTACTCACCTTGAATTATTGCCGCAAAGAGGACAGCCGGGCCTTTTTATTTATATAATTAAATATCACTTTCACTCCGCCGTTTTATTCGCAGGAAAAAACGGGGGAGAATAATGATTTTTGTTTTCCTTACTCACATAAGAGGTTTCCAAATGTATCTCAAAAGTGTGGAAATAAGCGGGTTTAAATCTTTCGCGAACAAGGTCAGGGTGCAGCTGAAGCCCGGCATCACCTGCGTGGTGGGCCCCAACGGCTGCGGCAAGTCCAATGTGGTGGATTCCATAAAATGGTGCATAGGCGAAATGTCGTGGAAGTCGCTCAGGATGCCGTCCATGATGGATGTCGTTTTCGCGGGCACCACCAAGCGCCAGCCTCTTAACATGGCCGAAGTGTCCATGACCTTTGACAACGAATCCCGAAAACTCCCGCTGGACTTCAGCGAGGTTACCATTACCCGCAAAATTTACCGCTCCGACGAATCCGAATATTTCATAAACAAGGTGCAGTGCCGCCTGAAAGACATACGCGAAATGTTCATGGATACAGGCATAGGCACCGACGGTTACGCCATCATAGACCAGGGCGAGGTTGAATATGTGCTGTCGGCGACAGCCGAGGAACGGCGCGAGCTTTTTGAGGAGGCGGCGGGCGTTTCCAAATACAAGGCCAAGCGCGAAGAGGCTTTGCGCAAACTGGAAAAAGTGGACCAGGACATGGCGCGGCTGTCGGATTCCATGGTCCTTATAGACGAGCAGGTAAAAAAACTGGACAGCGAGGCAAAAAAAGCCCGCCTCCAGAAAAAATACCAGGAAGAACTCGCGTCCGCTGAAATGGCTTTTCTGGTAAAAGAAGACGCCTCCCACAAGGCGGGACTTGACGCCGCGAAGGCCAAGCTTGAACCGGTGAACAAGGAACTTGGCGAAATAGCCGCCGCCATAACGGCCCTTGAGGGGGAAATAGCGGCGCTTAATTTAACCCTTGTAAACAAAGTCGAAGATGAAAGGGCTCTTAAAGAGGCAGTGGCCGCCGTAAAATTTGAAAAAAATAATACCGAAGGGAAAATAGTAAATAACGGCCTGCTGCTCGAGGAAATAAACCGCCAGAGCGACTCGCTGAATATTTCCGAAACGCGCAACGCCGAAAGCCTTGTCAAGGACGAACCGCGTCTTAAAGAGTTACAGGCCGCGTTGGCGCAGGGAGTCGATGGTCTTTCAGCGGTTAAAGCCGAATACGACGGCGCTTTCGCCGCGCTTTCAAAACTGGACGGGGACGCTCTGGCGCTCGGTGAGGCCGCTGAAAACCTTACAAAAGTCCTTTCCGATTCTTACCAGTCGGAAATGTCAATTTCAAACGCTTCGTCCGCGGCCGCTTCGGACATCGGGCATTATAAAGACAACCTTTCCGGCCTGCGCAAAGATCTGGCGGATCTGGCCGCGTTAAAAACAGAATTGGAAGCGCGCGTAAACGGTCTTAAGGAAA
The sequence above is a segment of the Elusimicrobiota bacterium genome. Coding sequences within it:
- a CDS encoding EamA family transporter produces the protein MSSIYALFAAFLFALSMPLGKLLLGHLAPLELSAFCYLGCALGLFGWRLIAGPSAAAERFGRKDFKWVAAFTLFGGVAAPLLLFEGLNLSHSSQASLMLNFELVFTSLIAVVFFRERGGWRLWAAVALITAGAFSLGFDRGVPGTGRGLLLVGLASFAWALDNNFTARVSAKDPLTLAAIKGLAGGLVNLALALAVYGRAAPAAPAVLALALGAVSYGASLVFLILAMRALGAARAGAFFGVYPFMGALAGLLFLGETLSAGLIAAFVFTAAGVALLTGERHSHRHFHPALEHEHAHLHDAHHNHPHGAANPLPWHSHSHIHSPLFHEHGHIHDEHHQASAEELKS